In a genomic window of Deinococcus metalli:
- the aroC gene encoding chorismate synthase, translating to MRYLTAGESHGPQLTAIIEGLPSQLPLGTGDIDPWLRKRQGGYGRGRRMVIETDEAQLLSGVRAGRTTGAPVTLVIANKDHRNWVEIMSPEPGGEPRKKALTDARPGHADLTGGIKYRHKDLRDVLERASARETAARVAVGSVALKLLSELGVQGANYVSSLAGIETTQAFSWDALDAIEDSDLRTPDADAAAQMRERIDRAKKDGDTLGGILEIRFRGLPVGLGSFVHYDRKLDGRIAQACLSVQAMKGVEIGRAFDNALRPGSGVHDAVYYRGGTYARDTNGAGGLEAGMTNGEELIVRVAMKPIATLMTPLPTVNVVTHEASDAARERSDTTAVPAAGVVLQCAIGWVLAEAMLEKFGGDSVPELQERVQAARAYARAY from the coding sequence ATGAGGTATCTGACCGCCGGAGAGTCGCACGGGCCGCAGTTGACGGCCATCATCGAGGGGCTGCCGTCGCAGTTGCCGCTGGGCACGGGCGACATCGACCCCTGGTTGAGAAAGCGGCAGGGCGGGTACGGTCGCGGGCGGCGCATGGTGATCGAGACGGACGAGGCGCAGCTCCTGAGCGGCGTGCGCGCGGGCCGCACCACGGGCGCGCCGGTCACGCTGGTGATCGCCAACAAGGACCACCGCAACTGGGTGGAGATCATGTCGCCCGAACCGGGGGGCGAGCCGCGCAAGAAGGCCCTGACGGACGCCCGCCCCGGTCACGCGGACCTCACGGGCGGCATCAAGTACCGCCACAAGGACCTGCGTGACGTGCTGGAGCGCGCCAGCGCCCGCGAGACGGCGGCGCGCGTGGCGGTGGGCAGCGTGGCCCTGAAGCTGCTGTCGGAACTGGGGGTGCAGGGCGCGAACTACGTGTCCAGCCTGGCGGGCATCGAGACGACCCAGGCCTTCTCGTGGGACGCGCTGGACGCCATCGAGGACAGCGACCTGCGGACCCCGGACGCCGACGCGGCGGCGCAGATGCGCGAGCGGATCGACCGGGCGAAGAAGGACGGTGACACGCTGGGCGGCATCCTGGAGATCCGGTTCCGGGGCCTGCCGGTGGGGCTGGGGTCGTTCGTGCACTACGACCGCAAACTCGACGGCCGGATCGCGCAGGCGTGCCTGAGCGTGCAGGCCATGAAGGGCGTGGAGATCGGGCGGGCCTTCGACAACGCGCTCAGGCCGGGCAGCGGCGTGCACGACGCCGTGTATTACAGAGGCGGCACCTACGCGCGCGACACGAACGGTGCGGGCGGCCTGGAGGCCGGCATGACCAACGGCGAGGAGCTGATCGTGCGCGTCGCCATGAAACCCATCGCCACGCTGATGACGCCGCTGCCGACCGTGAACGTGGTCACGCACGAGGCGTCCGACGCGGCCCGCGAGCGCAGCGACACGACGGCGGTGCCGGCGGCGGGCGTGGTGCTGCAGTGCGCCATCGGCTGGGTGCTGGCCGAGGCGATGCTGGAGAAGTTCGGCGGTGACAGCGTGCCCGAGCTCCAGGAGCGGGTGCAGGCGGCGCGCGCCTACGCGCGGGCGTACTGA
- the rplM gene encoding 50S ribosomal protein L13 → MKTYIPKNDEQNWVVVDAKDVPLGRLATLIASRIRGKHRPDFTPNIIQGDFVVVVNAQQVALTGNKLDGKVYTRYTGYQGGLKTETAREALKKHPERVIEHAVFGMLPKGRQGRAMHSRLKVYAGEQHPHSAQQPKTLEVK, encoded by the coding sequence GTGAAAACCTACATCCCCAAGAATGACGAGCAGAACTGGGTCGTGGTGGACGCGAAGGACGTGCCCCTGGGCCGCCTGGCGACCCTGATCGCGAGCCGCATCCGTGGCAAGCACCGTCCGGACTTCACCCCGAACATCATCCAGGGTGACTTCGTGGTGGTCGTGAACGCCCAGCAGGTCGCTCTGACCGGCAACAAGCTGGATGGCAAGGTGTACACCCGCTACACCGGCTACCAGGGTGGCCTGAAGACCGAAACCGCCCGCGAGGCGCTGAAGAAGCACCCCGAGCGCGTGATCGAACACGCCGTGTTCGGCATGCTGCCCAAGGGCCGTCAGGGCCGCGCGATGCACAGCCGCCTGAAGGTCTACGCCGGCGAACAGCACCCGCACTCCGCCCAGCAGCCCAAGACGCTCGAGGTCAAATAA
- the rpsI gene encoding 30S ribosomal protein S9 — protein sequence MAIQQPEQFYGTGRRKTAVARVFLRPGEGKIVVNGKEFQTYFRGLLRAVHALQAFRETGTAGRYDAVITVAGGGPAGQADAIKLGIARALLKVNPDFRAQMKPRGLLRRDPREVERKKYGLKKARRAPQFSKR from the coding sequence ATGGCGATCCAGCAACCTGAACAGTTCTACGGCACCGGCCGCCGCAAGACCGCCGTCGCCCGCGTGTTCCTCCGCCCTGGCGAAGGCAAGATCGTGGTGAACGGCAAGGAATTCCAGACCTACTTCCGTGGTCTGCTCCGCGCCGTGCACGCCCTCCAGGCCTTCCGCGAGACCGGCACCGCCGGCCGCTACGACGCCGTGATCACCGTGGCCGGTGGCGGCCCCGCCGGTCAGGCCGACGCGATCAAGCTGGGCATCGCCCGCGCGCTGCTGAAGGTCAACCCGGACTTCCGCGCCCAGATGAAGCCCCGCGGTCTGCTGCGCCGCGATCCCCGTGAAGTCGAGCGCAAGAAGTACGGCCTGAAGAAGGCCCGCCGCGCTCCGCAGTTCAGCAAGCGCTGA
- the aroQ gene encoding type II 3-dehydroquinate dehydratase translates to MLLVLNGPNLNRLGLREPGVYGSQTLEDLERQCEAWGAELGESVTCRQSNYEGQLLEWVHEAQEQGFTGIVINPGALTHYSYALRDAIAGQPLPVVEVHISNVDAREAFRHTSVTAAVCRGKISGLGFFGYRLAMEYLTESA, encoded by the coding sequence ATGCTGCTCGTCCTGAACGGCCCGAACCTGAACCGCCTCGGTCTGCGTGAACCCGGCGTGTACGGGTCGCAGACCCTCGAAGACCTGGAACGCCAGTGCGAGGCGTGGGGCGCAGAACTGGGCGAGTCGGTGACGTGCCGCCAGAGCAACTACGAGGGCCAGTTACTGGAGTGGGTGCACGAGGCGCAGGAGCAGGGCTTCACTGGCATCGTGATCAATCCCGGCGCGCTGACGCACTACAGCTACGCGCTGCGCGACGCGATTGCCGGGCAGCCGCTGCCAGTGGTCGAGGTGCACATCAGCAACGTGGACGCCCGCGAGGCGTTCCGGCACACCAGCGTCACAGCGGCGGTGTGCCGGGGCAAGATCAGCGGCCTGGGCTTCTTCGGCTACCGACTGGCGATGGAATACCTGACCGAGAGCGCGTGA
- a CDS encoding ATP-binding cassette domain-containing protein gives MLPLVTLDGVTVIAGGRTLLSGVTLDVRPGEALRLAGPNGGGKTTLLRLLSGEAAPVAGTRVYGLGGVERRSAVHARRILNVVGPDAEAFALTRDWAQSVRDALLAGFEGDQLNLWGGSAAAEARLGEVVALTGTAALLERDLRTLSHGQRRRVGLARALMPAPDVLLLDEFTDGLSPQARAELGQVLRDVHASGVAVVLATHRPDEAPALPWRTVRIEAGQIVDGAVGAAEVGVPEPLPIPPGHSDLIRMCGVVVYRNGHRALGPLDWRWSAGQHWLVTGGNGSGKSTLARVIAGEFWPARGGTVERPFLARDVLTERRRTTGLVSAELSIRQRRGWTGQDVIDSAWSGTEGFAPALTAEHAVAVQDIAGALEVTELLARSAQTLSQGQLRRLLLARAVVHRPRVLILDEGLDFLDAASRARFLALLPGLARGGTHVMVIAHRDADAPAGLTHHLRLRDGHVESQGAL, from the coding sequence GTGCTGCCGCTGGTGACATTGGATGGCGTGACCGTGATCGCCGGGGGCCGGACGCTGCTCTCGGGCGTGACGCTGGACGTGCGGCCGGGCGAGGCGCTGCGGCTGGCCGGGCCAAACGGCGGGGGCAAGACCACGCTGTTGCGGCTGCTGTCGGGCGAGGCCGCGCCGGTTGCGGGCACGCGCGTGTACGGCCTGGGGGGTGTGGAGCGCCGCAGCGCCGTGCACGCCCGCCGCATCCTGAACGTGGTGGGGCCGGACGCCGAGGCCTTCGCGCTCACACGGGACTGGGCGCAGAGTGTGCGCGACGCGCTGCTGGCCGGCTTCGAGGGTGACCAGCTCAACCTGTGGGGTGGCAGCGCGGCGGCCGAGGCGCGGCTGGGCGAGGTCGTGGCGCTGACCGGCACAGCGGCCCTGCTGGAGCGCGACCTGCGCACGCTCAGCCACGGGCAGCGGCGACGGGTCGGGCTGGCCCGCGCGCTGATGCCCGCGCCGGACGTGCTGCTGCTCGACGAGTTCACGGACGGCCTGAGCCCGCAGGCGCGCGCCGAGCTGGGACAGGTGCTGCGGGATGTCCACGCCTCGGGCGTCGCCGTGGTGCTCGCCACCCACCGCCCGGACGAGGCCCCGGCCCTGCCGTGGCGCACGGTGCGGATCGAGGCCGGGCAGATCGTGGACGGAGCCGTGGGCGCGGCCGAGGTGGGTGTGCCGGAGCCCCTGCCCATCCCGCCGGGTCACAGCGACCTGATCCGCATGTGCGGCGTGGTGGTCTACCGCAACGGGCACCGCGCGCTGGGGCCGCTGGACTGGCGCTGGAGCGCCGGACAGCACTGGCTGGTCACGGGCGGCAACGGCAGCGGCAAGAGCACCCTGGCCCGCGTGATCGCCGGAGAGTTCTGGCCCGCGCGCGGCGGCACGGTGGAGCGGCCCTTCCTGGCACGGGACGTGCTGACCGAACGCCGCCGCACCACCGGCCTGGTCAGCGCGGAGCTGTCGATCCGGCAGCGGCGCGGGTGGACGGGACAGGACGTGATCGACAGCGCGTGGAGCGGCACGGAAGGCTTCGCGCCTGCCCTGACGGCCGAGCACGCTGTGGCCGTGCAGGACATCGCCGGGGCGCTGGAGGTCACGGAACTGCTGGCCCGCAGCGCACAGACGCTGTCGCAGGGCCAGCTGCGGCGGCTGCTGCTGGCCCGCGCGGTCGTGCACCGCCCGCGCGTGCTGATCCTGGACGAGGGTCTGGACTTCCTGGACGCCGCGTCCCGGGCCCGCTTCCTGGC
- a CDS encoding acyltransferase family protein — MIRPSTASVPSALRPSRRGPSRSRTPALLLSPFFVILLAFGVFPLLFSFVISFYDWNPLASLGRARFDGVWTYQNIFTDPAYWPALLRTLGTALKSAVMQHAAALPLAFALHLTFRRLQGVLGTVLFLPYVTSPLATGPVLALLFTVLWRPLGDLYSALYAGIQAVPALHTLSAALPYSLDAAGAERAFNLAWNGVGWNVLLYLMALNAIPRQLYEAAQVDGAPLGTQFRRITLPLLRPMLFVAFTLSFLAATQASTWNPSAPISYATMTIPEYVIRTSFWDFDGGLAAGQTWVYFAGIAVVVGILYALIGRHFTELDTAGDASGTDAPTRLAPAPAAALKLLVGLALLSAVLPAAALLLNATHPFPDFLLNVGDGLRSNYTDLLTQLPDYWRTVWNSVYVSTLGATGATLTSLLAGYAFAHLDFPARRPLYAVVLGVMLFPTLTNLIPTVLTMGLLNWVEQPRALWVPALASAIGIFLTRQYLQAAVPRSVLEAARIDGARTPQILTRVVVPVAWPVMVTVFLLTFITQWQASLNALAILHDPAHRLVSQALSLVSGGALSVGAAVATLPTLLLFALAATQLARGLNITGGPAASPPPPATPDAPLPGADAVRAVACLMVIFHHLSQRLNGNVQPPALKELQSFVMSGAVGVSAFFVLSGLLLSLPFWRRYFAGRAHPPLREYARRRFLRIAPGFWASLGVSLLLTLALVPDAVHPYLRAVSAATFTSSLHWLTFFPADLNGPLWSIGFEVVCYALLPLGMLGLFAVKRRHPALAFAWWLGVLAVTLLAHQWILTHMIPDADGRGWQYGITGGSKYWMPNYNPVGLYGHYLLGVLAAGVIAWRTRTARVAAGWNDVLAALLVAGIVGLLYATRHAPEFSFSVGRQPYFYPTFPLLVAALLATLPFTRALGAWLDRPLRTTARLSFGLYIWHYLILELIRLLHNPAFAYFGMDSVGAWALTSTAGLALAYWAAGLSYRHIEEPFLRRMHRGRGTAPTLAPANQSTN, encoded by the coding sequence ATGATCCGCCCGTCCACCGCGTCCGTTCCGTCTGCCCTTCGCCCGTCCCGGCGAGGCCCGAGCCGCAGCCGCACCCCGGCGCTGCTGCTGTCGCCGTTCTTCGTGATCCTGCTCGCCTTCGGCGTGTTCCCGCTGCTGTTCTCGTTCGTGATCTCGTTCTACGACTGGAACCCGCTCGCCAGCCTGGGCCGGGCACGCTTCGACGGCGTGTGGACCTACCAGAACATCTTCACGGACCCTGCGTACTGGCCCGCGCTGCTGCGGACGCTGGGCACCGCCCTGAAGAGTGCGGTCATGCAGCACGCGGCGGCGCTGCCGCTGGCCTTCGCGCTGCACCTGACCTTCCGGCGGCTCCAGGGCGTGCTGGGCACCGTGCTGTTCCTGCCGTACGTGACCTCGCCGCTGGCAACCGGGCCGGTGCTGGCACTGCTGTTCACCGTGCTGTGGCGGCCGCTGGGCGACCTGTACAGCGCGCTGTACGCCGGCATTCAGGCCGTGCCCGCCCTGCACACGCTGTCGGCCGCGCTGCCGTACTCGCTGGACGCCGCCGGTGCGGAGCGCGCCTTCAACCTCGCGTGGAACGGCGTGGGCTGGAACGTGCTGCTGTACCTGATGGCCCTGAACGCCATTCCCCGGCAGCTGTACGAAGCGGCCCAGGTGGACGGCGCGCCGCTGGGCACGCAGTTCCGGCGGATCACGCTGCCGCTGCTGCGGCCCATGCTGTTCGTCGCCTTCACCCTCAGTTTCCTGGCGGCCACGCAGGCCAGCACGTGGAATCCCAGCGCGCCGATCAGCTACGCCACCATGACCATTCCCGAGTACGTGATCCGCACCAGTTTCTGGGACTTCGACGGCGGGCTGGCTGCCGGGCAGACATGGGTGTACTTCGCCGGGATCGCGGTGGTCGTGGGCATCCTGTACGCGCTGATCGGGCGTCACTTCACGGAACTCGACACCGCCGGGGACGCCTCGGGCACCGACGCGCCCACCCGCCTTGCGCCCGCCCCGGCCGCCGCGCTGAAATTGCTGGTCGGCCTCGCGCTGCTCTCGGCCGTCTTGCCGGCCGCCGCGCTGCTGCTGAACGCCACGCATCCCTTCCCGGACTTCCTGCTGAACGTGGGCGACGGCCTGCGCAGCAACTACACCGACCTACTGACACAACTGCCGGACTACTGGCGCACCGTATGGAACTCGGTGTACGTGTCCACCCTGGGGGCCACCGGAGCAACCCTCACCTCGCTGCTCGCCGGGTACGCCTTCGCGCACCTGGACTTCCCGGCCCGGCGACCGCTGTACGCCGTCGTGCTGGGCGTGATGCTCTTTCCCACCCTGACGAACCTGATCCCCACCGTCCTGACCATGGGCCTGCTGAACTGGGTCGAGCAGCCGCGCGCGCTGTGGGTGCCGGCGCTGGCGAGCGCCATCGGCATCTTCCTGACACGGCAGTACCTCCAGGCCGCCGTGCCGCGCAGCGTGCTGGAAGCTGCGCGGATCGACGGCGCGCGCACGCCGCAGATCCTCACGCGGGTGGTCGTGCCGGTCGCGTGGCCGGTGATGGTCACGGTCTTCCTGCTGACGTTCATCACGCAGTGGCAGGCCAGCCTGAACGCACTGGCGATCCTGCACGACCCCGCCCACCGGCTGGTGTCACAGGCGCTGAGCCTGGTGAGCGGCGGAGCGCTGTCGGTCGGCGCGGCGGTCGCCACGCTGCCCACGCTGCTGCTGTTCGCGCTTGCCGCCACGCAGCTCGCGCGCGGCCTGAACATCACGGGCGGCCCCGCCGCCTCGCCCCCGCCGCCGGCCACGCCGGACGCCCCGCTGCCCGGCGCGGACGCGGTGCGCGCCGTCGCGTGCCTGATGGTGATCTTCCACCACCTGTCGCAGCGGCTGAACGGCAACGTGCAGCCCCCGGCCCTCAAGGAACTCCAGTCCTTCGTGATGAGCGGGGCGGTCGGCGTGAGCGCGTTCTTCGTGCTGTCGGGCCTGCTGCTGTCGCTGCCGTTCTGGCGCCGGTACTTCGCGGGCCGCGCGCATCCGCCGCTGCGCGAGTACGCCCGCCGCCGCTTCCTGCGGATCGCGCCGGGATTCTGGGCCAGCCTGGGCGTGAGCCTGCTGCTGACCCTCGCCCTGGTGCCGGACGCCGTGCACCCGTATCTGCGCGCCGTGAGCGCCGCCACCTTCACGTCCTCGCTGCACTGGCTGACGTTCTTCCCCGCCGACCTGAACGGCCCGCTGTGGAGCATCGGCTTCGAGGTCGTGTGCTACGCCCTGCTGCCACTGGGCATGCTCGGCCTGTTCGCGGTGAAGCGGCGGCACCCGGCACTCGCCTTCGCGTGGTGGTTGGGCGTGCTGGCCGTCACCCTCCTCGCCCACCAGTGGATCCTCACTCACATGATCCCGGACGCCGACGGGCGCGGGTGGCAGTACGGCATCACCGGCGGCAGCAAATACTGGATGCCCAACTACAACCCCGTCGGGCTGTACGGTCATTACCTGCTGGGCGTGCTGGCCGCCGGCGTGATCGCGTGGCGCACCCGCACGGCGCGGGTCGCCGCCGGCTGGAACGACGTCCTGGCCGCGCTGCTGGTCGCCGGGATCGTCGGCCTGCTGTACGCCACGCGACACGCCCCGGAGTTCAGCTTCAGCGTGGGCCGTCAGCCGTACTTCTACCCCACCTTCCCGCTGCTGGTCGCCGCGTTGCTCGCCACGCTGCCCTTCACCCGCGCGCTGGGCGCGTGGCTCGACCGGCCGCTGCGTACCACCGCCCGCCTGAGCTTCGGGCTGTACATCTGGCACTACCTGATCCTGGAACTGATCCGGCTGCTGCACAACCCCGCGTTCGCGTACTTCGGCATGGACAGCGTGGGCGCGTGGGCGCTGACCAGCACGGCCGGCCTTGCCCTGGCGTACTGGGCCGCGGGCCTGAGCTACCGCCACATCGAAGAGCCGTTTTTGCGGAGAATGCACAGGGGTAGGGGCACCGCACCAACATTGGCACCAGCAAATCAATCTACAAACTAA
- a CDS encoding SPFH domain-containing protein, which translates to MGFTILVVFLVLLVIVTLLAGVKSVPQGYQWTQERFGKFQRALTPGLNIIIPYVDRIGRRVNMMEQVLDVPSQEVITKDNALVTVDGVVFYQVLDAAKATYEVRNLEQAILNLTMTNIRTVMGSMDLDELLSNRDQINARLLTVVDEATEPWGVKATRIEVKDIKPPADLVASMARQMKAEREKRANILDAEGFRQAAILKAEGEKQAEILNAEGQRQAAFLQAEARERAAQAEAAATRMVSEAIAAGNVQAINYFIAQRYVDALRDVATAPNQKTLILPVEATAVLGSLQGIAQLAQEAFGGRKD; encoded by the coding sequence ATGGGCTTTACGATCCTCGTGGTCTTTCTGGTGCTGCTCGTGATCGTCACGCTGCTGGCCGGCGTCAAGAGCGTTCCGCAGGGTTACCAGTGGACGCAGGAACGCTTCGGGAAATTCCAGCGTGCCCTCACCCCCGGCCTGAACATCATCATTCCCTACGTCGACCGCATCGGGCGCAGGGTCAATATGATGGAACAGGTGCTGGACGTCCCCAGCCAGGAGGTCATCACCAAGGACAACGCGCTGGTCACGGTGGACGGCGTGGTGTTCTACCAGGTGCTCGACGCCGCCAAGGCCACCTACGAGGTGCGAAACCTCGAGCAGGCCATCCTGAACCTCACCATGACGAACATCCGCACCGTGATGGGCAGCATGGATCTGGACGAACTGCTCAGCAACCGCGACCAGATCAACGCCCGGCTGCTGACGGTCGTGGACGAGGCCACCGAGCCGTGGGGGGTCAAGGCCACCCGTATCGAGGTCAAGGACATCAAGCCGCCGGCCGACCTGGTCGCCAGCATGGCCCGCCAGATGAAGGCCGAACGCGAGAAGCGCGCCAACATCCTCGACGCCGAGGGCTTCCGCCAGGCCGCCATCCTGAAGGCCGAGGGCGAGAAGCAGGCCGAGATCCTGAACGCCGAGGGCCAGCGCCAGGCCGCCTTCCTGCAGGCCGAGGCCCGCGAGCGCGCCGCCCAGGCCGAGGCCGCCGCGACCCGCATGGTCAGCGAGGCGATCGCCGCCGGGAACGTGCAGGCCATCAACTATTTCATCGCGCAGCGCTACGTGGACGCCCTGCGGGACGTCGCCACCGCGCCCAACCAGAAGACCCTGATCCTGCCGGTCGAGGCGACCGCCGTGCTCGGCAGTCTCCAGGGCATCGCGCAGCTCGCCCAGGAAGCCTTCGGCGGGCGGAAGGACTAG
- a CDS encoding NfeD family protein, producing the protein MDWWPTLERVQPWHWWVLGAALLILEVFAPGVFFVWLALAAFALGLVVFVLPIPVTVQLLLFAAFSVASVLIGRRYVGRLALGGTEGDEVNRGAGRLVGRTVKVTAAITNGTGRVRVGDSDWRATGPDTPVGADVLIVAADGTTLIVREISGSWLEERGRTGG; encoded by the coding sequence ATGGACTGGTGGCCCACCCTGGAGCGCGTGCAGCCGTGGCACTGGTGGGTGCTGGGCGCCGCGCTGCTGATCCTGGAGGTGTTCGCGCCCGGCGTGTTCTTCGTGTGGCTGGCCCTCGCTGCGTTCGCGCTGGGCCTGGTGGTGTTCGTGCTGCCGATCCCGGTGACGGTGCAGCTCCTGCTGTTCGCGGCGTTCAGCGTCGCCAGCGTTCTGATCGGGCGGCGGTACGTGGGCCGCCTCGCGCTGGGCGGCACGGAGGGCGACGAGGTGAACCGCGGCGCGGGCCGGCTGGTCGGCCGCACCGTGAAGGTCACGGCCGCCATCACGAACGGCACCGGCCGCGTCCGCGTGGGCGACAGCGACTGGCGCGCCACCGGCCCCGACACGCCCGTCGGCGCGGACGTCCTGATCGTCGCCGCCGACGGCACCACCCTGATCGTCCGCGAGATCAGCGGCTCGTGGCTGGAAGAACGCGGCCGCACCGGCGGCTGA
- a CDS encoding shikimate kinase has translation MQETSGSEVTVPAQESLRLSPMVAAGLIDRPVSWVALAGFMGTGKSRVGWELSRALALHFVDTDKLITRVVGKSIPEVFAQEGEGYFRACEQEVVGRVSRLDHAVISLGGGTFIHEENRRVLLSRGPVVVLWATPETVYARTKHSDRPLLRADDPMTRIRHLMDEREPVYRQGTIHVHSDGRPSEEIVEEVIERLWNWADAQHAWAEPGAPLAVDRATD, from the coding sequence CTGCAGGAGACGTCGGGAAGCGAGGTTACCGTCCCGGCGCAGGAGTCCCTTAGACTGTCCCCCATGGTGGCCGCCGGCCTGATCGATCGTCCCGTGAGCTGGGTGGCGCTGGCGGGCTTCATGGGCACCGGAAAGAGCCGCGTGGGCTGGGAACTGTCGCGGGCGCTCGCGCTGCACTTCGTGGACACCGACAAGCTGATCACGCGGGTGGTCGGCAAGAGCATCCCGGAGGTCTTCGCGCAGGAAGGCGAGGGCTACTTCCGCGCGTGCGAGCAGGAGGTCGTGGGCCGCGTGAGTCGTCTCGACCACGCCGTGATCAGCCTGGGGGGCGGGACCTTCATCCACGAGGAGAACCGCCGCGTGCTGCTGTCGCGCGGGCCGGTGGTCGTGCTGTGGGCCACGCCGGAGACCGTATACGCCCGCACCAAGCACAGCGACCGGCCGCTGCTGCGCGCTGACGATCCCATGACCCGCATCCGGCACCTGATGGACGAGCGCGAGCCGGTGTACCGCCAGGGCACCATCCACGTGCACAGCGATGGCCGGCCCAGCGAGGAGATCGTGGAGGAAGTGATCGAGCGGCTGTGGAACTGGGCGGACGCGCAGCACGCGTGGGCCGAGCCCGGAGCGCCCCTCGCGGTCGACCGTGCCACGGATTGA
- a CDS encoding histidine phosphatase family protein: MPRTLHLIKHGRPRIIPGVPAHDWVLAEGALDGLDALVARLTPRPDVIVSSEEPKARATADGLAARLGVPWRAMLGLHEQLRYTAPFHTDPANFEADLRQFFDHPHDVVYGEESAADACTRFGNAVQAVLRANPHGTVAIVSHGTVISLLLAHANRLDPWPLWRSLGLLDAVTVDVPGLRVREPTT; the protein is encoded by the coding sequence ATGCCCCGTACCCTGCACCTGATCAAGCACGGCCGGCCCCGGATCATCCCCGGCGTGCCCGCCCACGACTGGGTCCTGGCCGAGGGGGCGCTGGACGGCCTGGACGCGCTGGTCGCCCGGCTGACGCCCCGCCCGGACGTGATCGTGTCCAGCGAGGAACCCAAGGCGCGGGCCACCGCTGACGGCCTGGCCGCGCGGCTGGGGGTGCCGTGGCGCGCCATGCTCGGCCTGCACGAGCAGCTGCGCTACACCGCGCCCTTCCACACCGATCCGGCCAATTTCGAGGCCGACCTCCGCCAGTTCTTCGACCACCCGCACGACGTCGTCTACGGCGAGGAGAGCGCCGCAGACGCCTGCACCCGTTTCGGGAACGCCGTCCAGGCCGTGCTGAGGGCCAACCCGCACGGCACCGTCGCCATCGTCTCGCACGGCACGGTCATCTCGCTGCTGCTTGCGCACGCCAATCGCCTCGATCCGTGGCCGCTGTGGCGGTCGCTGGGACTGCTGGACGCCGTCACGGTCGACGTGCCGGGCCTGCGCGTGCGGGAACCAACGACCTGA
- the aroB gene encoding 3-dehydroquinate synthase yields MPRIEVGGPTPYPVTVGSGVLDTLSVPERHVALIQPEDLPRAFVERAQAALQPTLTVSVPARDACKTLDVYAGVLSRLAAAALPRDAAVVGLGGGAATDLAGFVAASYLRGVAFYTVPTTLLGMVDAAVGGKTGVNLPEGKNLVGAFWPPRAVWCDTDTLSTLPGAVFREGAAEAFKHGLISDPSLLPRVLAPEFRPGGALLEDTVADAIAVKAGVVTRDLTERGERAFLNFGHTLAHALEGVTHQAIPHGEAVAYGMHYAARVSRAQGGADLTPDTLAFLRWQRPSSLPALTYDDVAPYMARDKKADADGVRFVLLRDLARPYLTRVPEAVLRAEFGGWQDDVARLD; encoded by the coding sequence GTGCCACGGATTGAGGTCGGCGGGCCGACGCCGTACCCGGTCACGGTCGGGAGTGGCGTGCTGGACACCCTGAGCGTCCCGGAACGGCACGTCGCCCTGATCCAGCCGGAGGATCTGCCCCGCGCGTTCGTGGAGAGGGCCCAGGCCGCGCTCCAGCCCACCCTGACGGTCAGCGTGCCCGCGCGGGACGCGTGCAAGACGCTGGACGTGTACGCCGGCGTGCTGTCCCGGCTGGCGGCGGCCGCTCTGCCGCGCGACGCCGCAGTGGTCGGCCTGGGCGGCGGCGCGGCCACCGATCTGGCGGGCTTCGTGGCCGCGAGCTACCTGCGCGGCGTGGCGTTCTACACCGTGCCGACCACGCTGCTGGGCATGGTGGACGCGGCGGTGGGCGGCAAGACCGGCGTGAACCTGCCCGAGGGCAAGAACCTGGTGGGCGCGTTCTGGCCGCCGAGGGCCGTGTGGTGCGACACGGATACCCTCTCGACGCTGCCGGGCGCGGTGTTCCGCGAGGGCGCGGCCGAGGCCTTCAAACACGGCCTGATCAGCGATCCCAGCCTGCTGCCGCGCGTGCTGGCGCCCGAGTTCCGGCCCGGCGGCGCCCTGCTGGAGGACACGGTCGCGGACGCCATCGCGGTCAAGGCGGGCGTGGTCACGCGCGACCTGACCGAGCGCGGCGAGCGGGCCTTCCTGAACTTCGGGCACACGCTGGCGCACGCACTGGAGGGGGTCACGCACCAGGCCATCCCGCACGGCGAGGCGGTCGCGTACGGCATGCACTACGCGGCCCGCGTGAGCCGCGCCCAGGGCGGCGCCGACCTGACGCCCGACACCCTGGCCTTCCTGCGCTGGCAGCGGCCCTCTTCCCTGCCCGCGCTGACCTACGACGACGTGGCGCCCTACATGGCGCGCGACAAGAAGGCGGACGCGGACGGCGTGCGCTTCGTGCTGCTGCGTGACCTCGCCCGGCCGTACCTGACGCGCGTGCCCGAGGCGGTGCTGCGCGCCGAGTTCGGCGGCTGGCAGGACGACGTGGCCCGGCTGGACTGA